The Xiphophorus hellerii strain 12219 chromosome 6, Xiphophorus_hellerii-4.1, whole genome shotgun sequence genomic interval GGTTAAGAGTTCAGGACTACCTCGCCATGAGACATGGTGccactttatttacttttagaTAAGCAAAGATAGATGCTGATCTCAAAGGTCATGCAGGGAGAATAAGATATAGTGAAGACATTTTTGCTCAGCATTTCCCATATAAACTCAACCAGATTGAGAATTTGGGACTCTGGAGGTCAACTCGAACTTACTGCACTCTTTCTGCCATTGCTGAGTCATTTTGTTTACCTTCTGTTTTTATGCTAAAAGTGGCAACGGCCGTCCAGGTAAGTGTCATGCTCATATGCCCATAGTTGGTGATTGTAGCAGTGAACGATGGCTGCATAGACTCCACCACTGTTCTGGAACTATCCAGACCCACACAGTGTATTCTGAAACATTTCCGTCAGAACATGGATTAACTTCTTCATCACTAACTCATTTCTTgtctgtcctgtgtgtctcGGTGTGGCCCTGACAAGAGTGAGGACCTGTCCATGTGCACCGCTCGCTGAAGATGATCCCTGTGAACCAATGAAGATAAAGCAATGAACAGAGAGGTTGTGTGCTTGATTGTACAATAAAATCGCACTAtgtgtttttaatcttaaaaacaaaatgaaagtgttTAACCTGAGCTTTCCTTTAGGCGTAAATGTAGCATTAAACAAAAGGTGCTTCTCAAAAGAAGCCTCTGAATGGGAAACAGTAAGTATTTCTGCCATTTTGCTCAAGTACGCCACAGTTACAGCGTCACGTCCATTCAAATCAAATCACCAAACACCCCCTTGGGCAAGTGTTCTTTGGAAACAATCGCCTTTATGCGTATGATCGTTCGTCCcacaacaaataataaaagcCATAAATCAACCTGTCTGGCTGTCAGGATAAATGGCACATCCCCCATGAAGCAGCGATAACACAGATACAGGTGGTGCTGAGTTCATCCCATTGTCTGGAAATAGGGCTGGTGTCACCAGCAGATGGGGTTTCTCTTGTGGAGCACCGAGACAAACGTTCACGACAAAATGACTGATTGGTGATCTTTACAGGATAAGATTCGTCCTCGAGGTTTTAAATAGACAGAATACCTCCTTGAAAAGTGGAGTTGTTTGAGCTTCTTGGTTGTTAATTACACTTAAAGGCTGGTTTGCTGATTAACGCTCGGTTTTCCAGTGGATGAGAGAGTGTTCCCATCACGCTGAGATTGCTGCAGCCTCTTGTTAACCTTCATTGTTTGAAACAACCCCATAACTCACCTTCAAGCACACTTATCTGCCTCTTTGTCCCAAAGCTCTCTCACTATCAACAATTATGTCTCTGTTTgccggcgtgtgtgtgtgtgtgtgtgtatctctgTCCATCTCACCGGCTGCGAGGTTAGCAAAAGCACTTCAATATCCTCTCACTCTAACCTGATTATTAATTACAGTGTGCCTCGAGCTGACCGCAGCCCAAACACCGTCTGGCACAGTTTCCAAGGAGACCGACACAAAGTCATTCCCAAACAAgattcagcaacaaaaaaaaaaaaaaaaaaaatagcagaaaaagaaagaaaaaactgaagcGGTTGCTCGGCTTCTAAATATCTTCGTGAATTTATCGGCGGCGAcactaaaacaattttaatcaCGGCGCGCGCCGCTCAAAACTTACTCGAGCGTGTCACGTGCGAGTAAAGAAAAAGCATTAGCCTAACGGCTGGGTGACGCCTCTCGCTAGCTTGGCATTGTGTGAAAAGCTTTATAACTTGCTAAGAAGTCAAGATGAAGCCCGTCATCCGGAAGCAAAATTATAAGTTGATCAAAGTGACGGCGAGCCAGAGAGTCGGTTATGCCTGAGCAGAACAGCACTCAGCAGTAATGAACCTGGAGCCGTGCCTGCAGTGAAGCGGAGGGACATCAAGCTCTGAATGGGCGTCTGGCAGCCAGCTGTACgtatgtatgcgtgtgtgtgttgctggTAGCACACTTGTGTTAATACGAAGGGTAGATTAAGTACTTGCCAGCAGCAAAATATGGTTTTTAATGCCACACAAGTGAGTTATTTTAGAACTTGCCAAACTGTGATGTGAAGCTTTGGAGGTACACAATTTGCCAAAAATACTCACACGATAACATTCTCtgtcaatttttttccccccactgaTGTAATTTACACTGGAGATCAGCATTTTAGAATAATATCAGGAACACTTGATCTTTTTTCAGAAAGAAGCTAATCTTTTTTTGCTCAGCATTCGAACgtttttgaacatttgaaatCGCCATCTGCTACTTAGAACAgagttttgacaaaaaaaaccccccaaaaacaaaggcatttcatcaaataaaacttacatttaCAGGTTACAAcagttaacaattaatgatTTTAGTACATCTGGAATGTGGTCACAAGTTTTCTCCTCCACAGGTTGGATACTAACGCCTACATCAGTGaatgtttaaaagtttattcTGTACTGCAGGTGCAGAAGTTAGCCAACGAAAGATGTAGAAACACTCAAGTCATGTGACAAAACTGAAGAACATTACTTTAAATATCGATTAATAAGTATACTATCATGCTGTTTTTCATAAACTTTAAGAAACCCTAGATCActggtgtccaaagtgtggcccgagggccatttgtggcccttggagtGATTTCATGCGGCCCCACAAATTTGGCCTGTCCAGCATGCAAATAcagatggagactttttatttttaatcaggatAAAGTTATTACCGACACAATTCTCTTACCATGGAAAATACAAAGTACAGCACAAAGTATTTGCCTTTTTATAACCAATGATAACTAGAAACACGTCTATCCAGAGATTTTGACTGGAAAGCCGACTTTGCTGCATCCAAATCACCTTTTGTTTAAAACCCTTTTGTCCCCTTAAAGGAACCAAATTTAGTGTCAGTAGCATTGGTTCCAAGAGAATCTGTTGGTTGAACTTGGATAATTATAGCAAGTGTTTTGAGAGAGAAAGTGACAAAAATCTTGTTCCTCAATCTGAGAATGAGTTAGTTTAATAGGGTTCAAAGGAATTTGAAAAGTATTATATTTagtattttctcaaaataaagtatttatccTCAATGTGACTTGGCATCAATATTTAACACACAATCACAATCAAGTGCATAGGCCAGTTTAAACAACGGGGGCCAATAAAGAAGTCAGAAATACTACTGAGTAGTTTCACTTAAACATTGACCATATGTTTAAATACATCAAGCATTAGATGTCATTTAAGGTACAACACCTGAAAATATTACCTGTGTGTGTCCAACAAAGGATTTTTTGGGGCAATTTTAAGATCAATGGTGAGACTTGAACTTTTACTAGAAAGCCTCTTCCAATGATTGCCCAGTGATTACCATATTCAAAATATAGCATCAGAGTGGTACCGTAGAATACAGAACTCTGTATCAATATCCAGTCTGTGTCGTCTCAAGCTTCGGCCATATCCGACTGTTGGCTCTTCTGGCACGTTTCCTTGGTTTAAGacagtttcttttctctttgacTTGATTATTCTTTTCATCCCTTGTGTCCCTTAAGTGCTTTTGGTCTTCTTTGTGAGGTAGCTTTGGCAGTAAAAGTTACTGAAGAGAACGATGAGGCTGAGCGAATAGGCCAACACGACAGCGTTCATGGAGTCGGGGAAGTTGCAGTCGACAAGCAGGTTGTAGGCGGTGTGCGTGGTGACGATGAAAAACTGCAGCTGATCAGAGAGACAAGAAGATGGCAAATGACTAAAATATGCATTCAGGAGACATCATcaacacaaaacatatttatattaaacTTAGTCAGTGGAGAAATCATAAGCAAATAGTTCATCTGTGCCGAGCAGAGAAGCACATTTACCTTAATAACACAGAACTGAGCAAAATTTTTACCTTCTAATCAAATGGTCCGGTTATTAGGAAAAAtaagttgataaaaaaaacatgttttgcttcTCATCTAttaaaatttcttaattttctataaatctttttattatGTCTTTAAAAGTTCTTTGTTTTCCAACTACAATAGTAGaacactttaaataatttgatatgTTCTAACAAAGGAATCTTGTTCAAAGCGTCAAGCTTGATTGTCTTATTTCTCGTGTTCTGATTCTACAAGCCTCCCAGACTGGACCCAAAATTAAAGGAAAagttcagctttttttaaagttaggCACTGAGTTTTTTATTAGTAATAGGTCACCTACACATGGTAGAAAGAGTTTgtagaaaagtaaataaaatcttgagAGAGGAAGAACGCCATCTGTTAGCCAGTTGAATCCCCGGATTTAggtaatattgtttttaaaataaaatgaaaatcttgATATCCACGTCAGCACAATTCTCTACAGTTTCCCGCAAAAGTGACCAGGTTGTGGTATGACACCAGGGAACTATAACTAATGATAATTTCACAGATCCTAACCCACTATGATCAACATTTCCTCTAGCAGAGAATTGCTCAGGTTTGATGGACAGCCTCCAACATCTAATTGGGTCtttgttttgaaaaccatgGATACCACCAGCACATATTTTATGCTATTTTATAAGCAAACACCAGGTTAAAAAATGGTACAGGTGAAAAACACACTTATTCAAGTACCGATGTATCTTAGCTTCATATCATCTCTGACACTAGCGTCCGTTCTTACCAGCTGCAGAGAAGTGAGGTATCGCTTCCACCACAGATACTTATTCATGTGTGGCCCTAGAGCGGCGAGCCCGTAGTACAAATACATGACTATGTGGACCAGGGTGTTGATCAGACCAATCAGAAAAGCTACAGACAAATACACAAGATGGGTTATTtacagagttgggtagtaactattaaacatttattcaaatgCATTTACTTGTGGAActttttgggagaaaaaaagaacctTTAGTAGAATTTTTGCTAtgatgtactttttacttttacttaagtaattttatcatgaagtatctctactcttacttgaataaaagttctggattctctacccactgaatgaagaacaaacaagtttgaataaaaaaaatcaccaggaacagacacacacctgcagcttttgttaaagtttaataaattttatattgaaaagaattgatttggaaaaaaaaaaaattttttttgtctgattttgttatttttttgttacttatgtgaaatgttgtcattttggtccttaaaataccaaaatttccacttaacgtAATATTATGGTCCTTCTGACGAAGTaattttataacattaaatgattgataatttgatcagttactcactacttgagtagactttttaccaaaaggaaaatacttttccttgagtaaaaatacttttccttGAAGTAGTGCTAATCTTACTTGACTACAATTTGTGGGTACTCTGACCACCTCTGTTTGTTTATCATCATCTTATTCATGGTACAGTCCTTGTGGATTCTGCTAGCACAAAGTGAAACGTACTCACACTGACCCCCGGCTACATATTTAACCCCGGCCCACCAGTTAAAGATCATGGTCGCATGGTGATAGACGTGGAGGAATGTCAGCTGACTGTTCTTCTTCCGCAGAATGAAAAATATCTGCAAACCACAAACACACTAAATGAagcaagaacaaaacatttaaggCCATACCGCAGTATACTCctggttatatttttaaatagaaaccTGATGCATATTTTCCTGCAGCATAATTTTGTAGTAAGTCATATGAGTGTCTGAACTTACTCttatggatgtttttttatgctaaaaagATAAATGTTCTCTTTATTGAACTGATTCTGAAATAACCAAGTAAAGAATCTGACTGAACTACATAAAGCCTAACAAATGCTGGTCCAGAGTTGATGTGCTTTTATGTTTTGACCAGTGGAGGGCAGTCTTTCTTTAGCTTGACCTTGTCAAAACAATACGCAGTGACGCCAAATTAAAACctgtgttaaaaatgtccaGAAGAAGCATTAACTTATGTTACAGTTATATAACTGAGTGCAGCTCCGGTGTGTGTACTCACCGTGTCACTGAGCTCTATGACTTTAGAGAAGTAAAACCACCAGCAAACTCTGGCCATCTGTccaacacaacacaatgagacaTCAACACTTTCGTTTCAGGTATTAAGCTGTTCAATCCGATAAattaaagggaaaaagaaatctaattttattcaaattcgaAAACACTttatctacaatgtcaatagtcatgaaaataaaggaaactcattgaattaaaaggtgtgtccaaacttttggtctgtactgtatatataaattcTTTGCTCCCGGCTGTTACCATGGCAGGCAAATTccaacttttgcaaaaaaaaaaatccaaactttgtCAGACTGAGTTTTCCCAAATCTTTTGTCCTTTCCTTTGTTTTGAAGTCTAAAATACTAGAGTTAATTTTGCATGATACTCGAAAACGAGACTGTAATGCAGAAAGtccaaaattcaaaatattctgaaaaaaataaaacaaaataaatccaaaagcGAACCAGGAGGGCAAAATGAAACAGGACGGACTTACGGCAGCATGGAGGAATGTTAAACAGACTAGCACTGAGAAGATGAATGAGTGAAGAACAATGAAAACCAGTGAACTTATATACTGAGGGAAGAGTGGAGAATGACAGAGAATGTAGGCGAATTAATCAAGGGAAGAGAACAAACAGGCCGACTGAGTTACGGcgaaaaataacacaaaggaAGCCGAACAGAATGAACGTAAGACTCAGTGAAGCAaggctaaaagaaaagaaacaatgaaggacacagaaggaaagaagaaacacAATCCTTAAATTATTAAACTACAAATAAggtatatacatttttttaatttacccGTAGAGCCAGTGGATTGTTGCTGTAGTCGACCGGCTGGCACAACAAACTGTAACCGGCCAACCAAGATGATGCTGTGAActagaaatgtggaaaaacattgcatttaaataattggGTTCTGGTGGTGCTACCTCAACTTTACATGTCAACAACTTCCTGCCGGTTCTTTTAACATtaaacattatatatatatatatatatatatatatatatatatatatatatatatatatatatatatatatatatattcacaaaATATCTCAGTTACGTTGAGTTCCCTTGTTTGTGTTCAGAGTTTACCTCGTAGAACATGTAGGCAGACAGGCAGACCATGGCAAAATTGTAAACAACCAGGACGGGTTTGAGGTTGACGGGCCGCCTGTTCGCCATCAGCTTTGGCCCCGCCCATACAGTGATCAGGTAGCACAGGAATATACAGGTAATTGGCACAGGGGAGTAGACCAGCAGCCAATTGTCTGTCCTTTTGTCTGTTCAGTGAAATATGAGAGGAAAGTTACAGCacaaaatactgccaaactATGCAAGGTTCTGTAAGGTAACGAgctgaaaaatatattcttaCCTCCATTTTCCAGAATGCCTTGGTAGAATAATTGGAGTTTCTGCCACTTGGTGACAGCATTGCTACCCTGGGATGAGCACATGAGcataatgcagttttttttgcttgttttaattgCCATACCTAGCGTTAGAGCTTGAACTGAAGAAGGCAAACTCGAGAAATAGCTCGAAAGATAAATTTCTCAATGGCAGAAATGGAAACAACATAACAATCCACATCCTAGACGTTACAGGTTCCATTACAGAGTGAATTTGTAAGGACTCTGATAAATGGTGACCTATAGAGCCGCATAGATCCAGAGTTTGATCTGACAGGACCAGCATTGGTCCTCAAATTTTACCTGTTTATGTAAAGAAGGTACTCTAAGAAGAACCCAAAACTTTTTCTCCCAAAATGCTTTGAGCGGTGAAAAACCCTGAACTCAGCATCCCCACTGACTGCAACTTAATAGTTTGTTGCTGAACCTTTTAAGGCAATCAAAGTGATTTCTGTAACTGCCAATGAGACTTCCGCGCCCGTCCACACGTATGTTGTGGTTTCATCTTAGACGTTTCTACTGACGCTCTAGAATCATGTCAGCTTTGGGTCGACGCATTCCATTTACCTCCCACGCTTAGCAGGACCTGCGATC includes:
- the elovl8a gene encoding ELOVL fatty acid elongase 8a, whose amino-acid sequence is MLMCSSQGSNAVTKWQKLQLFYQGILENGDKRTDNWLLVYSPVPITCIFLCYLITVWAGPKLMANRRPVNLKPVLVVYNFAMVCLSAYMFYEFTASSWLAGYSLLCQPVDYSNNPLALRMARVCWWFYFSKVIELSDTIFFILRKKNSQLTFLHVYHHATMIFNWWAGVKYVAGGQSFLIGLINTLVHIVMYLYYGLAALGPHMNKYLWWKRYLTSLQLLQFFIVTTHTAYNLLVDCNFPDSMNAVVLAYSLSLIVLFSNFYCQSYLTKKTKST